One Dioscorea cayenensis subsp. rotundata cultivar TDr96_F1 chromosome 15, TDr96_F1_v2_PseudoChromosome.rev07_lg8_w22 25.fasta, whole genome shotgun sequence genomic region harbors:
- the LOC120277879 gene encoding uncharacterized protein LOC120277879, translated as MGSVGKASWMVAMSVGAVEALKDQVGLCRWNYALRSLHQHAKNNLGYLSQARRISSSVDVMTKAEVDEKMKKTEETLKKVMYLTCWGPN; from the coding sequence ATGGGTTCCGTTGGGAAGGCTTCATGGATGGTGGCCATGAGTGTGGGAGCAGTTGAAGCTCTGAAAGATCAAGTAGGCCTCTGCAGATGGAACTATGCCTTGAGATCTCTGCACCAGCATGCTAAGAACAACTTGGGGTATTTGTCTCAGGCCAGGAGGATTAGTTCCTCTGTGGATGTGATGACAAAGGCTGAGGTTgatgagaagatgaagaaaactgaGGAGACATTGAAGAAAGTCATGTACTTGACCTGCTGGGGACCCAATTAG